The following coding sequences lie in one Lolium perenne isolate Kyuss_39 chromosome 2, Kyuss_2.0, whole genome shotgun sequence genomic window:
- the LOC127336670 gene encoding actin-related protein 8 isoform X1 codes for MATQLLRKVWGTVLARAGAPRDPESGSSSSSSSASSPRRRGPTAAAAEYGSLGALDAVATDVLAQILRLLGPADAARSSAVCRAWRHLASDNALWAFFLSLGPEPWDLVVFAETHLASGPAVPRSVYYSSSAARVPPQLSFKHIYGQRALVPGSIVVDGGSGYCKYGWSKYAAPSGRCATFLEFGNIESPMYARLRHFFSTIYTRMHVKPSARPIVVVLPLCHPDDTESARASRKQYKETLYSVLFDMNVPAVCAVDQALLALYAARRTSGIVVNIGFNATSVVPIFQGRVMHEIGIETVGQGALKLTGFLKELMQRRNISFESLYTVRTIKEKICYVAADYEAELCKDTQASCEVDGEGWFTLAEERFKMAEILFQPHMGGVVAMGLHKAVSLCMDHCYNAEVLGDHSWFKTVVLAGGSSCLPGLPERLEKELHNLLPAYISEGIRVLPPPFGTDTAWFGAKMIGTVSTFPDAWCVNKKQFRQKSRRSGPSLVNAWQ; via the exons ATGGCAACGCAGCTGCTGCGCAAGGTGTGGGGCACCGTGCTGGCCCGCGCGGGGGCGCCGCGCGACCCAGAAtcaggctcctcctcctcctcctcctccgcctcctccccgCGCCGCCGCGGGCCGACCGCGGCGGCAGCGGAGTACGGCTCCCTGGGCGCGCTGGACGCGGTAGCCACGGACGTGCTGGCGCAGATCCTGCGGCTGCTGGGCCCGGCGGACGCGGCGCGCTCCAGCGCCGTGTGCCGCGCCTGGCGCCACCTCGCGTCCGACAACGCGCTCTGGGCCTTCTTCCTCAGCCTCGGCCCGGAGCCCTGGGACCTCGTCGTCTTTGCCGAGACCCACCTCGCCTCCGGCCCCGCCGTGCCCCGCAG CGTGTACTACTCCTCCTCCGCGGCCCGTGTCCCGCCGCAGCTCTCGTTCAAGCACATCTACGGGCAGCGGGCGCTGGTTCCGGGCTCCATCGTCGTCGATG GTGGATCGGGCTATTGCAAGTATGGCTGGAGCAAGTATGCCGCTCCTTCTGGGCGCTGTGCAACTTTTTTG GAATTCGGAAACATTGAGTCCCCTATGTATGCAAGGCTGCGTCACTTCTTCTCTACAATCTATACCAG GATGCATGTAAAGCCTTCTGCTCGACCAATTGTTGTTGTCCTTCCCCTCTGCCACCCAGATG ATACGGAGTCTGCTAGGGCCTCCAGAAAGCAATACAAGGAGACATTGTACTCGGTTTTATTTGACATGAATGTTCCTGCTGTTTGTGCTGTTGATCAA GCACTTCTAGCTTTGTATGCTGCTAGACGAACCTCTGGCATTGTTGTGAACATTGGGTTCAATGCCACGTCTGTCGTTCCCA TCTTCCAGGGTCGGGTGATGCATGAGATAGGTATTGAAACTGTTGGGCAAGGTGCCCTTAAACTTACTGGATTTCTGAAGGAGCTAATGCAGCGAAGGAATATATCTTTTGAATCATTATACACTGTTCGAACCATCAAGGAG AAAATTTGTTACGTCGCAGCTGATTATGAAGCTGAACTATGTAAAGACACACAAGCTTCCTGTGAGGTGGATGGTGAAGGGTGGTTCACTCTAGCAGAAGAAAGATTCAAGATGGCAGAGATCCTTTTCCAGCCCCATATGGGAGGAGT CGTTGCTATGGGCTTGCATAAAGCTGTATCCCTATGCATGGATCACTGCTACAATGCAGAGGTGCTCGGTGATCACAGCTGGTTCAAGACGGTAGTTTTAGCGGGTGGATCGTCCTGCTTACCCGGTTTGCCAG AGAGGCTGGAAAAAGAGCTGCACAACCTTCTTCCCGCATATATTTCAGAGGGAATCAGAGTTCTTCCTCCTCCATTTGGCACAGACACAGCCTGGTTTGGCGCAAAGATGATCGGCACT GTGAGCACTTTCCCCGATGCATGGTGCGTAAACAAGAAGCAGTTCCGCCAGAAGTCACGCCGCAGCGGTCCATCTCTAGTGAACGCATGGCAATAG
- the LOC127336670 gene encoding actin-related protein 8 isoform X2 — protein MATQLLRKVWGTVLARAGAPRDPESGSSSSSSSASSPRRRGPTAAAAEYGSLGALDAVATDVLAQILRLLGPADAARSSAVCRAWRHLASDNALWAFFLSLGPEPWDLVVFAETHLASGPAVPRSVYYSSSAARVPPQLSFKHIYGQRALVPGSIVVDGGSGYCKYGWSKYAAPSGRCATFLEFGNIESPMYARLRHFFSTIYTRMHVKPSARPIVVVLPLCHPDDTESARASRKQYKETLYSVLFDMNVPAVCAVDQALLALYAARRTSGIVVNIGFNATSVVPIFQGRVMHEIGIETVGQGALKLTGFLKELMQRRNISFESLYTVRTIKEKICYVAADYEAELCKDTQASCEVDGEGWFTLAEERFKMAEILFQPHMGGVYDIFSVAFCVYASNMVPLCVLDVELVALLWACIKLYPYAWITATMQRCSVITAGSRR, from the exons ATGGCAACGCAGCTGCTGCGCAAGGTGTGGGGCACCGTGCTGGCCCGCGCGGGGGCGCCGCGCGACCCAGAAtcaggctcctcctcctcctcctcctccgcctcctccccgCGCCGCCGCGGGCCGACCGCGGCGGCAGCGGAGTACGGCTCCCTGGGCGCGCTGGACGCGGTAGCCACGGACGTGCTGGCGCAGATCCTGCGGCTGCTGGGCCCGGCGGACGCGGCGCGCTCCAGCGCCGTGTGCCGCGCCTGGCGCCACCTCGCGTCCGACAACGCGCTCTGGGCCTTCTTCCTCAGCCTCGGCCCGGAGCCCTGGGACCTCGTCGTCTTTGCCGAGACCCACCTCGCCTCCGGCCCCGCCGTGCCCCGCAG CGTGTACTACTCCTCCTCCGCGGCCCGTGTCCCGCCGCAGCTCTCGTTCAAGCACATCTACGGGCAGCGGGCGCTGGTTCCGGGCTCCATCGTCGTCGATG GTGGATCGGGCTATTGCAAGTATGGCTGGAGCAAGTATGCCGCTCCTTCTGGGCGCTGTGCAACTTTTTTG GAATTCGGAAACATTGAGTCCCCTATGTATGCAAGGCTGCGTCACTTCTTCTCTACAATCTATACCAG GATGCATGTAAAGCCTTCTGCTCGACCAATTGTTGTTGTCCTTCCCCTCTGCCACCCAGATG ATACGGAGTCTGCTAGGGCCTCCAGAAAGCAATACAAGGAGACATTGTACTCGGTTTTATTTGACATGAATGTTCCTGCTGTTTGTGCTGTTGATCAA GCACTTCTAGCTTTGTATGCTGCTAGACGAACCTCTGGCATTGTTGTGAACATTGGGTTCAATGCCACGTCTGTCGTTCCCA TCTTCCAGGGTCGGGTGATGCATGAGATAGGTATTGAAACTGTTGGGCAAGGTGCCCTTAAACTTACTGGATTTCTGAAGGAGCTAATGCAGCGAAGGAATATATCTTTTGAATCATTATACACTGTTCGAACCATCAAGGAG AAAATTTGTTACGTCGCAGCTGATTATGAAGCTGAACTATGTAAAGACACACAAGCTTCCTGTGAGGTGGATGGTGAAGGGTGGTTCACTCTAGCAGAAGAAAGATTCAAGATGGCAGAGATCCTTTTCCAGCCCCATATGGGAGGAGTGTATGATATCTTCTCTGTGGCATTTTGTGT TTATGCTTCAAATATGGTTCCCTTATGCGTGCTTGATGTTGAACTTGTAGCGTTGCTATGGGCTTGCATAAAGCTGTATCCCTATGCATGGATCACTGCTACAATGCAGAGGTGCTCGGTGATCACAGCTGGTTCAAGACGGTAG
- the LOC127336668 gene encoding ubiquitin-conjugating enzyme E2 28: MASKRILKELKDLQKDPPTSCSAGPVGEDMFHWQATIMGPSESPFTGGLFLVNIHFPPDYPFKPPKVSFRTKVFHPNINSNGSICLDILKEQWSPALTISKVLLSICSLLTDPNPDDPLVPEIAHMYKTDRAKYESTARSWTQKYAMG, from the exons ATGGCGTCCAAGAGGATCCTCAAGGAGCTCAAGGACCTGCAGAAGGACCCTCCCACCTCGTGCAGCGCAG GTCCTGTTGGTGAGGACATGTTCCATTGGCAGGCCACTATCATGGGACCGTCGGAAAGCCCATTCACTGGTGGTTTATTTTTGGTGAACATTCATTTCCCACCAGATTATCCTTTCAAGCCACCAAAG GTCTCTTTCCGCACCAAGGTTTTCCACCCGAACATCAACAGCAATGGCAGCATTTGCCTTGACATTCTCAAGGAGCAGTGGAGCCCGGCTCTGACCATATCAAAG GTTCTCCTGTCGATCTGCTCGTTGCTGACAGACCCGAACCCCGATGACCCGCTGGTGCCTGAGATCGCCCACATGTACAAGACTGATAGGGCCAAGTATGAGTCCACGGCGCGCTCCTGGACGCAGAAGTACGCCATGGGCTAG